The sequence gaaaattacatctttccttgtactatctctttcggaaatacgacctccgaggattttcgggtggtaattccgtcgtaaccgtttttgaccccaacaaaatACGACTCGAGGTCCATCCTACAATTTCTTAAcgaaaagcccgtaaaccacagcacggtttacgcttggtccacaaggaaagataaatgtcaagtttccgcggattaATACGGAAGTTTGAAGATAATTGCGAAGATctgagaaaaatggaatatctccatttttatgctatgacggcttaagggcagaagagtaaaagcgtaaaccgaccttggagctagtatataaggagtcctaggcgaggagcgtTAAGAAAGACTtctttcagagaaaacttagcacttagagcatttaggcaattttccgttttgttatttcgagcttcgactcaattaggtttagccgtcttagggttgctagaactaggaatctcgccgacagttctcgagcccaggcttataccttgttgtaaacgctcatacgcaaattcggaataagatcttctttgctctctttttgatttcttataccttttcgttgttattctcgtgttctgattgcttgacgtgtggtaattagcagatatccgggtcctctgggaaattaaggttttcctagtttccttatttaaacagaaatcgacagtgggaatttcggttcccacaagctCTACCCTGACCTCGTCCGACAAGTGCTTGCAACAACTCAGATTGGGTATGATGATCCCTTCGATCCCACCTATGAGAACTTGGTGTAGCCATGAGTAGAGACATTGGAGAGCTGAGTGAGTCTGATGAgggagagccagacttgagaagagaagagccagacttgagcagagaagaaccaGACTCGAGCAGAGAAGAACCAAATGAGCTAGCCAGCTTGTGGAGTGGACCAGTAACCAGATCAAGACTGAGAGCACAAGAGGAGAGGCTCCAGGAGATAGCCAAAACCGTGGGCCTTGGTTCAAGGCAAGGAGATCAAGataaaccagcttgttggtttaatttaattactttgtaagggttttggttattgggctttcatttaatttaaaccaaagacaattaggattagaattagaaGTAAACCACCTTGGTTTagcattagggttttcgattttcactTTAAGAACATGGGGGCTGCAGCCTTGTTTTCTCAACTTTCaatctaagaattattcagtcaactttgttgtcttgtctctagctttctctgttcagctctagaacattgatctcacttaaaggaaggaattcctgtgaatcccatcttagacagtacaaggtgatcttgtgtctttgagtagcaaaccatCCTTGGCGCCAACCCATAGGCTCAGGGAGACGACCACAGTTCAAAGGAGAGCTAGTAGCCTCTTAGAACATCCTCTATCCATccaccttcaagtgatccagagtTTAAGCCTTACCCAGGctgcaccaagtggtatcagagccacttgaaGGTTAGGGTTTGCAATTTGACTACTCAGATCATTCATTCCATCAAACacttctcttatctttctatctgttGTAAGCCAGCTGAGCCAACCctgcaaatcaaaaaaaaaagaaaagaaaagagatctctgatccaaatcaaaaaaaaaaaatatatagctgAAGAGTAATCCAGCtagctgaggagaaatccagctcAGGGTGGTAAAGTCAGCTGGTGCCTAAATCTCTTAATACTTCCTATCTGATTCATTGGGGTTTTAGTTCTAGATCTTAAGTGTAGAACTTTGTTTTTCAACTGAACTTGTGGGAAGAGCTGAGACTTGGCGATTTGAAAacttgagtgagagagagatataaTTTTGTTCCTGGCTTTGTGTTTTCTCTAACTATTTCAGGAACAATGAGTGAAGAGAGGCGAGATGGAAAGCAACCTGAGAGTTCAGGAGAACCGGCTGTCCAGCAAATCAACCTCAACCAAGTTCAATTTGAGGCTATGATAGCTGAGATAACCAGAAGAATGCAAAACACTTACAACCGTGTTCAACAAGCTAATGAAACTTTACCTGGTGATAATGCAGGGCAAGAGAGGGACGCGGTTGCTGCTGGAGTTCAGAGAGCACGCATTGGACCTATAAGAGGGCAACGAGTTGAGCTTAGGGGTCGTGGGATTTATGGAGAACattatcaagaagattcagctGATGAAAGTGATGATGGATCTCAGGCTAGTCATCATGGTAGAAATCACAACCGCAGGCGACCAGCTACTGATAACCTAGGCAATCTCAAGCTTAGAATCCCTCCATTCCATGGGAAGAATGATCCTGATGCTTACttagagtgggagaagaagattgaactGGTTTTCAATTGCCAACAGTTCACTGAGGAGAGGAAAGTGAGACTAGCAGCTACTGAATTCTGTGGTTATGCTATtagctggtgggatcagattGCTACTACCAGGAGACGCAATGGAGAGCCTCAGGTAGCTTCATGGTTTGAGATGAAAACTGTGATGAAAAAGAGATTTGTTCCTAATCACTATGGAAGAGATCTACACCAGAAGTTGAGAAGGCTTTCTCAAGGATCTAAGAGTGTagaggactatcaccaggagatggaaACACTCATGTTGAAAGCTGACTtagaagaagaagtagaagctactatggctagaTTCCAAGGAGGTCTTAACAGAGATATACAAGATAGGTTGGAGCTACAAGAGTATGAGGACATGGATGAACTGCTACATAAGGCTATTTTGATTGAGCAGCAGAACAAGAGGAAGAGCTCTACCCGGTCTTCATACACACCTGCCTCAAAACCGGCCTACTCCAAGGAAGATAAGCCAGGGGATAAGTCCAAAGAAGGGTCTTCTTCAGTGGAGAACAAGAGAGatgacaagggtaaaggagtagCCACACCTACTAAGACCAGGAACATTAAGTGTTTCAAGTGTCATGGCTTTGGTCACTAcgctaatgagtgcaccaacaagaaGGTGATGACTATCTTAGCCGACGGGGAGGTGATATCTGAAGAGGAGGACGCCGGCCAAGAGTCTGATGAGGAAGGCGTGGAGTACCCTGTCCGGGGAGAGCTATTAGTCACCAGGAGACTTCTCAATGCTCAACCTAAACCCAAAGAAGATGAGCAAAGGGAAAACTTGTTTCACACCAGATGCCTGATTCAAGAAAAGGTTTGTAGCTTgatcattgatggaggaagttgtacTAATGTAGCAAGTGCTGAGTTGGTGGAGAAGTTGGGTCTTCAAGTGTTCAAGCATCCTAAGCCATATCTGTTGCAATGGATCAATGATGAGGGAGGATTAAAGATCACCAAGCAAGTGAAGGTATTGCTATCAGTGGGAAAGTACCAGGATGAGATCACTTGTGATGTAGCACCCCTGGAAGCTAGCCACATCCTTCTTGGACGTCCATGGcagtatgataagagatcaGTACATGATGGCTTTACCAACAGATACACTTTTATCCATAAGGAGAAACAAGTTACCCTGGCGCCAATGACCCCTCAGGAGGTACACCAGGATCAGATGCATCTCaaaatgaagagaggagagTCCAAGGCCGCCAGCAATCCTTGCTTCTTGAAGAGACCAGCCAGGTAAGTAAACTCAACCTCTTTGCTACTGCTAAAGATATCAAAACTGCTGTGATTGAACAATCAAATTTGATACTAGTAGTTTACAAAGAATTGTTGAGCTCTACTACTAACCCTGCTCCTGAGATTCCAGAGGAGATTGAGTGTCTTTTGCAGGAGTATAGAGATGTGTTCCCAGAGGACAATCCCATAGGTCTGCCGCCTATTAGGGGAATAGAGCACCAGATTGACtttgtaccaggagctactttaccaaaccgtccagcatacaggaccaacCCTGTGGAGACTAAGGAGCTTCAGAAACAAGTCAATGAGCTAATGGAGAAGGGACATATCAGGGAGAGTATGAGTCCTTGTGCTGTACCTGTCCTCTTGGTGCCAAAAAAAGATGGAAgctggaggatgtgtgtggactgcagagccatcaacaacataacagttaaGTACAGACATCCTATTCCTCGCTTAGATGATATGCTAGATGAGTTACATGgttcatgtgtcttttctaaaattgatttaaagagtggTTACCACCAgattagaatgaaagaaggagatgagtggaaaactgcctttaaaactaagctaggattgtatgaatggctTGTGATGCCTTTTGGgcttactaatgcacctagtaccttcatgagattaatgaatcatgtcttgagagctttgataggacgatttgtagttgtttactttgatgatatcctgatttacagCAAGACTATGAAAGAACATGTTAATCACTTGAAGCAAGTTCTAGATGTgcttagaaaagaaaatctgtATGCTAACTATAAGAAGTGCTCTTTTGGCACAGATAACCTtgtctttttaggttttgttgtgaCTTCACAGGGCATACAGGTTGATGAGGAAAAGGTGAAGGCTATCAGGgagtggccgattcctaaaTCTATTGGAGAGGTCAGAAGTTTTCATGGACTTGCTGGCTTCTACCGGAGGTTTGTGAGAGATTTCAGTACAGTTGCAGCACCCTGACTGAAGTAGTCAAGAAGAGTGTAGGTTTCACTTGGGGACCAGCACAAGAAGAGGCATTTCAAATGCTAAAAGAGAAGTTAACAAGTGCTCCCTTACTTGCACTTCCTGACTTTTCTAagacttttgaaattgaatgtgatgcatcTGGTATTGGAATTggagctgtgttgatgcaggataagaaacccatagcttatttcagtgagaagctagGAGGCGCCACCTTAAACTATCCTACCTATGACAAGGagctgtatgccttggtgagagctttacaAGTGTGGCAACATTACTTGTGGCCTAAGGAGTTTGTGATCCATACAGATCATGAATCCCTTAAACATCTCAAAGGGCAacagaagctgaacaagagaCACGCCAGGTGggtggagttcattgagacctttccttatgtcattcactacaagaaaggtAAGGAGAACGTAGTGGCTGATGCACTCTCCAGAAGGTATACTCTTTTATCTTCAATGGAAACTAAACTCTTAGGATTTGAACACATCAAATCTTGCTATGCTAATGATCCTGAGTTTAAAGATgtgtttagagaatctgagaaaCATGCTAGTGGAAAATTCTATCAAGTAAAaggatttcttttctatgataaccgCCTGTGTGTTCCTAGTGGTTCTTTGAGAGAATTGTATGTTAGGGAAGCTCACGCAGGAGGGCTGATGGGACACTTTGGGGTCGCCAAAACACTCTCCACCTTGCAGGAGCACTTCTACTGGCCGAGTATGAAGAAAGAAGTGGAGCGTGTGTGCTCAAGGTGTGTCGTGTGCAAGCAAGCCAAGTCTAAGGTCCAACCAACAGGTTTGTATACACCTCTCCCTATTCCTACTGCACCATGGAttgatatctctatggactttgtcttaggattgcctagaactaggaaaggaagagatagcatctttgtggttgttgatagattttctaagatggctcacttcataccttgtcataaaactgatgatgcatcttTGGTAGCTGATCTATTCTTTAGAgaagttgttagattgcatggtatgcctaggactatagtttctgatagagatactaagttccttagctatttCTGGAAAACTCTGTGGGGAAAGTTgggaactaagctattgttttcaactacttgtcatccccaaactgatggtcaaactgaatCAGTCAATAGGACATTGTCTACTCTTTTGCGTGCCATCATTAAGAGTAACATTAGGACATGGGAGGATTGTTTACCACATGTAGAGTTTGCATATAACAGAGCAGTGCATTCAGCTACTAAACTCTCTCCTTTTCAAGTTGTTTATGGGTTAAGTCTCCTCTTGATTTATTTGCTTTACCtttaaaagaacaaactaaCCTTGATGGCAAGCAAAAGGCCGAGTTTGTTTTGTCCTTGCATGAACAGGTCAGGAAGAACATTGAGGAGAGGACCAAGATGTATGAGAGGCAGAAGAACAAGGGGCGCAAGGAGCTAGTACTTGAACCAGGTGATCTTGTGTGGATTCAcatgagaaaagagaggtttcctgTTGAGAGGAAATCAAAGTTGCTGCCAAGGAAAGATGGACCTTTCAAAGTGCTGAAGAGAATCAACAACAATGCCTACCAGATTGATCTTGAAGGGAAATACACAATCAGTTCTACTTTCAATGTTTCTGACTTGGatccttttattgcagatgatttggatttgaggtcaaatccttttaaaggaggaggggatggtgtAGCCATGAGTAGAGACATTGGAGAGCTGAGTGAGTCTGATGAgggagagccagacttgagaagagaagagccagacttgagcagagaagaaccaGACTCGAGCAGAGAAGAACCAAATGAGCTAGCCAGCTTGTGGAGTGGACCAGTAACCAGATCAAGACTGAGAGCACAAGAGGAGAGGCTCCAGGAGATAGCCAAAACCGTGGGCCTTGGTTCAAGGCAAGGAGATCAAGataaaccagcttgttggtttaatttaattactttgtaagggttttggttattgggctttcatttaatttaaaccaaagacaattaggattagaattagaaGTAAACCACCTTGGTTTagcattagggttttcgattttcactTTAAGAACATGGGGGCTGCAGCCTTGTTTTCTCAACTTTCaatctaagaattattcagtcaactttgttgtcttgtctctagctttctctgttcagctctagaacattgatctcacttaaaggaaggaattcctgtgaatcccatcttagacagtacaaggtgatcttgtgtctttgagtagcaaaccatCCTTGGCGCCAACCCATAGGCTCAGGGAGACGACCACAGTTCAAAGGAGAGCTAGTAGCCTCTTAGAACATCCTCTATCCATccaccttcaagtgatccagagtTTAAGCCTTACCCAGGCTGCACCAGAACTGCTCCTCCTTCATGGCCGATGGGAAATTCTGCTCCTTGTCTCTTGACAAGCTGAAAGAAATCTATGAGTTCCCAGAGGAGCCAAAAGAGGTAGCGGTCGAGAAGAAGTTCAACCCGGCGAACGCTTTTTGGGACCTCATCGCCAACGGCAGCTTCATGCCTCGTAAGGCCTACCAGTCGCACATCAGGAACCCCGCACTGCGGATCATTGCGAAGCTGATCTCGAACCTGCTGTTCGCGAAGGAGTACACTTCCAAGGAAACGAACGGAGAGATGCAGATGCTGTACACAGGCATTGAGGACGAGCTCCGCAGAACCCGAGCCATCCCTCTCCAGCCAGTGCGCACAAACACAGGCAATCACTTCATCTGGATGTTTTACATGCGCAGGGATGTGTTGATGCAAGCTGAGATCAAGAAGGATAGATGCGGCAGCTTGCTCACTCCTCTGTTCAAGTATTTCAACATCAACCTCAGCTCTTACATGTGCAATGACCAGATCGAGTACCTCGACACCGCCTATCTCATCGGCTGCCACATCCTCCGCGACGAGAGCACCTACCAGTTTATGGACTAGGAGGGTAACGTTCAGTACTGCAAGCTCCCTCAGCATGAGCTCACTACCTTCTCCACGTTCGAGAACATCCGCTTCTTGCCTGATACAAATTTCCTCTGCCATGATCCGCGAGCACCACCTTCTGACGCTGACATGGATGACGTGGAGTATGTGACCACTGAGTATGGAGACTAGTATAATCTTGACGAtctagctgattgatagaccatatattttacccatttttaatcatggtctataagtgttctaaagtgttttaagatacaattattatgttttggagtctatttagagtatttacaggttcagggacgtttaggagaaatatggtgattttggagtcttttggagcctttggagGTGCATagttgcacagacgcgtcagatgtttagttatggatggagaccttccgacCGTTTTATTGGGCTCATATGTTTACACAAGATAGAGCATTTAGTTAGCTTTTCAATGCCATCGATctcaggtcaatcagcatcctgtagcagaagttatgcctgttttactgaagagtggtcagtctgcctcgcgagaggaagctgccgagaagaggaagccgcgtcgatcgatgcagcactatgcacgtcgatcgatggagaaCCCAGATCGTGGGccttgtatattttatgacCAGAGGTGACCataaattaccagaatacccttggacgaccagaaaccttatttatgttatttctaagccattgttgacggctacgcttttTACACACT is a genomic window of Brassica napus cultivar Da-Ae chromosome A2, Da-Ae, whole genome shotgun sequence containing:
- the LOC125584385 gene encoding uncharacterized protein LOC125584385 — its product is MSEERRDGKQPESSGEPAVQQINLNQVQFEAMIAEITRRMQNTYNRVQQANETLPGDNAGQERDAVAAGVQRARIGPIRGQRVELRGRGIYGEHYQEDSADESDDGSQASHHGRNHNRRRPATDNLGNLKLRIPPFHGKNDPDAYLEWEKKIELVFNCQQFTEERKVRLAATEFCGYAISWWDQIATTRRRNGEPQVASWFEMKTVMKKRFVPNHYGRDLHQKLRRLSQGSKSVEDYHQEMETLMLKADLEEEVEATMARFQGGLNRDIQDRLELQEYEDMDELLHKAILIEQQNKRKSSTRSSYTPASKPAYSKEDKPGDKSKEGSSSVENKRDDKGKGVATPTKTRNIKCFKCHGFGHYANECTNKKVMTILADGEVISEEEDAGQESDEEGVEYPVRGELLVTRRLLNAQPKPKEDEQRENLFHTRCLIQEKVCSLIIDGGSCTNVASAELVEKLGLQVFKHPKPYLLQWINDEGGLKITKQVKVLLSVGKYQDEITCDVAPLEASHILLGRPWQYDKRSVHDGFTNRYTFIHKEKQVTLAPMTPQEVHQDQMHLKMKRGESKAASNPCFLKRPASSTTNPAPEIPEEIECLLQEYRDVFPEDNPIGLPPIRGIEHQIDFVPGATLPNRPAYRTNPVETKELQKQVNELMEKGHIRESMSPCAVPVLLVPKKDGSWRMCVDCRAINNITVKYRHPIPRLDDMLDELHDNLVFLGFVVTSQGIQVDEEKVKAIREWPIPKSIGEVRSFHGLAGFYRRFVRDFSTVAAP